A segment of the Fimbriimonadaceae bacterium genome:
CACCGTCCACCGCCAAGCGGCGATGTTCCGCTTCGAGCAGCGCAGCCACCAAGCCCGCCGTGAACTGGGCGAGCTGACCGCGGAGCAGTTTGGCGATATTTGGCAGGAGGAGCTCCAGTCGATGTTTGGCTCGGGCCTCACCCTGGGCGAGCAACACCGCACTTGGTGGATGTACGTGGGCCACTTCTTCCACACGCCGTTCTATGTGTACGCCTATTCATTTGGCGAACTGCTGACCCTGTCGGTGTACGAGTTGGCCAAGCAGGGCGGCCCAGACTTTGCCGCCAAGTACCTCGACGTGCTCCGCCTGGGCGGATCGAAGACTCCGCAAGAACTGATGGGCGTCCTCGGCGTCGACCTCCGCTCCGAGGCGTTCTGGCAGGCGGGCTTTGCCGCCATCGACCGACTGGTCACGACGTTCGAGGGCCTGTGGTCAGACCTGAAAGGAGCCTGATCACAAGTCGAGCCGTCCGTCGGTCTCGGCCCTGAGCTTCATGCCCAAATGGGTGGCGGCGGCGGGGGTCGCCGTCCTCCCACGCGGGGTGCGGGCGAGAAGGCCGCGTTGCAAGAGGTACGGCTCGACAACGTCCTCCAATGTCCCCGAGTCCTCGCCAAGTGTCGCGGCGATGGTCTCCAGCCCGACCGGGCCGCCGCCGTGGGTGCCGACGATCGCGTAGAGGTACGCCCGGTCGAGGCGGTCAAGGCCCTTGTCATCAATCTCGAGGGCGCCAAGCGCCTTGACGACCACCGGGAGACCGATCACCTCGACCCCGTCGACAGTCGCGAAGTCGCGGACCCGACGCAGCAAGCGGTTGGCGATACGCGGGGTTCCCCGCGACCGCCGGGCGATCTCACGCGCGCCGTCGTCGTCGATCACATACCCCAGCAGATGCGACGAGCGCGTGACGATTTGGAAAAGGGCGGTCTCGTCGTAGAAGTCGAAGTGAAAGACGATCCCGAACCGGTCGCGCAGCGGGCCGGTCAACAAGCCTTGCCGGGTCGTCGCGCCGACGACCGTGACTGGAGGGACCTCCAGCCGGATGCTCCGGGCCGCCGGCCCCTTGCCGATCAGGATGTCCACCCGGCGGTCCTCCATTGCCGGATAGAGGACTTCCTCGACGGGTCGGGGGAGGCGGTGGATCTCGTCGATGAAGAGCACCGCCCCTGGTTCCAGGTTGGTCAGGATGCCGACCAAATCGCCAGGGACTTGCAAAGTCGGGCCGCTGGTGACGTGGGCCGTCGTCCGCATCTCATTGGCGACGATATGGGCCAGCGTCGTCTTGCCCAGGCCGGGCGGGCCATAGAGGAGCAGATGGTCGAGACTCTCGCCACGCTTCTGGGCGGCGTCCAAGAAGACGGACAGGTTTGACTTGAGCGACTCTTGACCAATGAACTCGTGAAGGAGGCGAGGCCGGAGCGAGACCTCGGGCCCCGCGTCGGCGGGCTGCAGATTCGGGTCCAGTTCGCCGTGGCCGTTCATCGCGCCAACACCTTCAGGGCGGTGCGGATACGCTCTTCAAGGGGCTGAGCCGTGTCACCGTCGGCGGCGGCCGACTCCGCCTTCGCCCGGGGGTATCCAAGGGCGACGAGGGCCGACACGACCTCGTCTTCGGGTTCCGACGCCGCATGGCGAGACGTGACCACCGCCGTTCCCCGGGACCTGAGCCCAGAGCCGATCTCCAGCACCTTGTCCTTGAGGGTCACCGCGATCCGCTCCGCCAACCGAGGCCCGACCCCAGGGGCCTTGACCATGGCCTTCACGTCCTGGATGGCGACCGCATCACGCACACCGCCTGCCCCGAGGGTGCCGATCAGGGCCAGACTTGTCTTGGACCCGCATCCTTGGACGTCCCGCAACATGTCGAACAGGGCCCGTTCTTCTGGGCTAGAGAACCCGAACAGGGAGAGGTCGTCCTCCCTGACGATCTGGCGCACCCAGAGGTCGATGGACATGCCTGTGACGCCGAACTCGACCAAGGTGGTCTCGGGAACCTGGACTTCGTAACCCACGCCGCCGACATCGACGACCAAACGTCCTCCGCCGACCTCCCAGACCGTCCCCCGAAGCCGCGCGATCACGGCTGCATGTTAGCCTATGTCTACTGGTACCCGCTAGGGGGCCACGGTCAAAGCGTGTGCGAAAGGAACCACTGGGGCAGGTCCGACTCACGGTACGCCTTGTCCCAGGAGTTGTGGTCGACCCCGGGATACATCGTCAGCCTGACGTCGCCACCGGCCTTCTTGACCGCCTCGACCGCCTCAATGGAGTTTTCAGGTTTGACGACCGGATCGGCGTCCCCATGGAAGACCCACAGAGGGATGTGGCGGAAGTCCTCGCCGACTTTGTCGAGCAAGGACCG
Coding sequences within it:
- the ruvB gene encoding Holliday junction branch migration DNA helicase RuvB, which translates into the protein MNGHGELDPNLQPADAGPEVSLRPRLLHEFIGQESLKSNLSVFLDAAQKRGESLDHLLLYGPPGLGKTTLAHIVANEMRTTAHVTSGPTLQVPGDLVGILTNLEPGAVLFIDEIHRLPRPVEEVLYPAMEDRRVDILIGKGPAARSIRLEVPPVTVVGATTRQGLLTGPLRDRFGIVFHFDFYDETALFQIVTRSSHLLGYVIDDDGAREIARRSRGTPRIANRLLRRVRDFATVDGVEVIGLPVVVKALGALEIDDKGLDRLDRAYLYAIVGTHGGGPVGLETIAATLGEDSGTLEDVVEPYLLQRGLLARTPRGRTATPAAATHLGMKLRAETDGRLDL
- the ruvA gene encoding Holliday junction branch migration protein RuvA, whose translation is MIARLRGTVWEVGGGRLVVDVGGVGYEVQVPETTLVEFGVTGMSIDLWVRQIVREDDLSLFGFSSPEERALFDMLRDVQGCGSKTSLALIGTLGAGGVRDAVAIQDVKAMVKAPGVGPRLAERIAVTLKDKVLEIGSGLRSRGTAVVTSRHAASEPEDEVVSALVALGYPRAKAESAAADGDTAQPLEERIRTALKVLAR